CACCGCCTGAAGCATTCTGCTGTTTGATAAAACTTAAAAGCTGGCTCGCATCCTCATTAAAATCAAACTTTTTGGTTACATATTCATCTCCCCTGTCTCTGTAAAAAACAGAACCATATCTTACCTTCGTATTTTTCAGGTTAGATTCTACTTTTTTTAGAACATCCAAAAGTTCAGACTGTAAATAAGCAATTTCGTCTCCCATGGAACCGGTCGCATCAACTACAAATGCAAGATCTAAAGCTCTCTTTTCAATACATGGTTTATCTACAACAATAAGATTTTGTCCGTTTTTGAATTCTTTAGGATTATTACTGATTATGTTATTTGATTGATCTTTCAAAATATATTTTCCTATATTTTTCTCGTCGTTAGTTATTGGATTAATCCATAATTCTGCATTTCCAAGATTATCAGTAACGGATTCCCAGACTACTTCATTTTTATCATTAACCAACTTTAGTTTTTCTCCTACTACAGGCTTTTTATTTTTATTCACCAGTTGTACAGATACCCTTCTTTCAGGGAAAAATTTCCATTCATTTTTATATCTTTCTAAAGCAGGCACAGCAATATCCATCCAATAATTCCATTTAGAAAAATCGTTTACTTCTCCTGCAGTAAGCTGTCCCGCTTTTGGAAGTACTTCTTCTTTGTCTACAGGTTTATCTACAATATCGGTTTTTGCTTTTGGGAAAAGCTTTTTCATGAATTTACCAAACTTTTTATTTTTTGATTTTGAAGCATCTTTAGTAGAAATTACAATTACGCCATTTGTCGCTCTGCTTCCATATACAGAAGTTGCAGCTGCATCTTTAACCACTGAAACTTCTTTAATGTTTTCAGGTTTTAATTTTTTAAATTTCTCTCCGCTTGCAATCTCACCGTTAATAATATATAACGGTTCTGAACCTTCTTTAATTGATGCAACTCCACGAATACGAATAGCACCTGTGTAAGAGCCCGGCGTTCCGGAAGAAGAACTGATTGATAATCCTGGAGCTTCTCCACTTAAAGAATTTAAAAATCCTGCACTTGATGAATTATTAGCAATAAGATTTCCGCTTACAGTTGAAGATGATGCTACAGATTTAGTTACTGTTTTACTGTACCCAAGCGCTACAACCTCTTCAATATTTTTTTCTTTATAGCCACTGTCTACAGGAACATAAGGAACTTCTTTATTAATTGCGATTGGTTTAATTTTATAATTTTTAGCACTAATAATTAATGGTTTTTCTTCAAAAATAAAATCCAATTCTATATTATGGCGATTATATAATCTTTTTGCCTCTTCATAAGCTAATACTTTTTGGTTTCGATTCTCTTTTAAAGCATTAGCTTCTTTTTCAATATTAGACTTTACCGTACTGTCAATCGTCTGAACATTTGAATTTGCATTTGATGAAACCGTATTCTGAACAATCGCAGGCTTTTCAATTTCAGAAACATCATTTTTATTGATAAAATAGAATGCTCCCAAACCAATAATCAAGCTCGCTGCAATTCCATAAGGAATCCAAATCGGAATGATTCTTTTTTTATTTTCTTTCTTATCCAGTTTTTCTTCAACCTGAGCCCAAACTTTATCAAAACCAGGAAAAGTCGCTGGTTCTTCTGCTTTAGAAGCCTCATTGAATTTTTTATCGATATCGTGATTATTTTCCATTGTTGTAAAGTTTTAAATGTTGTGATTGACCAAGAGTTCCTGAAGTTTTTTTCTTGCGAAATTCAGTTGAGATTTTGATGTTCCTTCACTGATGGAAAGCATGGTTGCGATTTCCTTGTGCGGATATCCTTCAATCGCGAATAGATTGAAAATCGCTCTGCAGCCTTCCGGGAGGAAATTAAGTAACTTAAGAATATCTTTTTCGAAAGAGATGCTTTCTGCGGGTATATCCGAAGATTCAACCAAGTTTTCATCCAGAGAAATATGAAGCGCTTTCATTACTCTCAGTTTCTGCAAGCATTCATTCACCGTAATTTTCTTTGCCCAGGCTTCGAAAATATCAGGATTCTGCAACTGATCAAGTTTAGTAAAGATCTTATAAAAAGTATCGGCCAGTACTTCTTCTATATCTTCATCATTTTTCAGGTAACGTCTGCAAACCGAGTAAAGTTTACCCGCCATCTTTTCGTAGACCTTCCGCTGTGCATTGCGGTCATTCCGTTGACATGCTATTAGTAATTCGTGTTCCATATGTTGGCTTTATACTCTAATAGATGCAGAAGTTTTGAATTGGGTTGGAAACATCTAAAACTTTTTTTAAAAATATGAAATTTCTTTTCTTCAATAATTAATCTAGTATAGCCTAAAAAACAAAATAGGAACTGAAAGACCCTTTTCATAAAAATAAAATCTCTCGTTTAACTTTTCCCTTTGTAACAAATCTGTAATATGAACGACTATTCATATAAATAATCTTTTTTATAGTAATGAAAAATACCAAAATTGTGTCATTACTTTTTGTTTTGTCTGCAGGAAGTATGATGTTTGCTCAGGATGACTTAATCAACAAGTTAAAAAACAACCAATCTCAAAATGCTAATTTCCAGTTCACAACGTTGAAAGATGTAGGAGCAACTTCGGTAAAAAATCAGGGTTCTTCAGGAACTTGCTGGAGTTATTCAGGAAACTCTTTCCTTGAATCTGAAATGCAGAGAATGGGAAAAAAACCTGTCGATTTAGCGGAAATTTTCACTGCAAGAAATTCTTATCATGATAAAGCAAAATTATATGTTTTAAATAATGGTGCGATCAGCTGGGGTGACGGAGGAGAATTGCACGACGTTATTAATATGTATAAAAAATACGGAGCAGTTCCACAAGATGTTTATACAGGGTTAAAACAAGGACAGACTCTAAATAATTTCTCTGAAATGCAGGGTAAATTAAAACCCGTTTTAGATAGCTTGGTTCAGGCTGGTTCCAAAGGAAAATTAACCGATAATTGGATGGCTTCTGTTGATGCTATTTTGGATGAATACTTAGGAAAAGTTCCAACCAACTTTACGTATGAAGGGAAATCTTATACACCACAAACCTTTGCTAAGGAAGTTGTAGGGATTAATCCTGAAGATTATGTAGAAATTTCTTCTTACAAAGATTATCCTTATTATCAAAAATTTGTAGTTCCGATTCCTGATAACTGGAGCCACGATTCTGACTGGAATGTCCCAATGAAAGATTTAACTGCAATTATTGATAACGCTGTCAACAAAGGATATTCCGTAGGTTGGGCAACTGACGTTTCTGAACCGTATTTCTCTTACAAAAACGGGGTTGCATATGTTCCGGATATGGATCTGGATCAGATCACCAAAGACAACAAAGGAACTTTATTTACAGAGCCTAAAAAAGACAAAACGATCACTGAAGATATGCGTCAAAAGGCCTTAAATAATCTTTCCACAACGGATGATCACGGGATGCACATCGTAGGTCTGGCAAAAGATCAGTCTGGTAAAGAATATTATATGGTGAAGAATTCTTGGGGAGTAACGAATGATTTTGAAGGCTATATCTATGTAACAAGACCTTATGTTGAGTACAAATCTACAGCAATTCTGGTTCACAAAGATACACTTCCAAAATCTATTAAAAAGCAGTTAAAGCCAACTAAAAATATTGGATTGTAAGAATCACTTTTTGCCTTTTACCGGCAATTTAGATATTTAAATCTGTTAAGACCGTTTTCAAATTGAGAGCGGTTTTATTTTTTCAATCAATAGAGAAATATTATATTTGATCTTCATCAAAATTATTTACTATGAAAAATTTAAGAAAATTAGTAAAATCAGACTTAAAAAAGATCAACGGAGGAAATGCTCCGGAATGTCCGGTGGATACAGTTGAATGCTATTATCCGCCTAAAAATGGAAATCCCGGATACTGGAAATGTGTTTCAATAACTTTTGGCTGTCCGAATTAAAACTGAAAAACCGCTTCAAGATCATTCCTGAAGCGGTTTCGTTTAAAAATAATTGATAGGTAAAAATTTAAATATAAAAAAGTGAATTGCTAAAAGTTACTTTTATTTTTCCTACGTCAAGCCAGAAAAGTTGTAAAATTGAAGGCAAAACAAAATCACGATTTACAATTCACAGTATTTTTTTAATAAAGAGTTGCCATACTTTCAGCTTTGAAATCTAAAAGATCTTCCGTTTTCCCTTCTTTCACTTTTCTCACCCATTCCGGATCCTGTAAAAGCGCTCTTCCAACAGCCACAAGATCAAAATCTCCCCGGTCTAATCTTCTCGTTAATTCCGTTAGATCTGCTTTTTCTGTTCCCTGTCCGGCAAATGCTCCCATAAAATCTCCTTCAAGACCTACAGAACCTACAGTAATTGTTGGCTGACCTGTAATTTTCTTTGCCCAACCTGCAAAATTTAAGTCAGAACCTTCAAATTCAGCTTCCCAGAAGCGTCTTTGTGAGCAATGGAAAATATCAACTCCGGCTTCTTTTAATGGTAATAACCACTCTTCCATTTCTTGCGGAGTATTCGCTAATTTCGTTCCGTAATCCTGCTGTTTCCATTGAGAAAGACGGATGATAATTGTAAAATCCTCTCCTACTGCAGCTCTGATTGCTTTTACAACATCTACAGCAAATTTGCTTCTTTCTTTCAGTGTTTTTCCTCCGTATTCATCGGTTCTTGTATTGGTAACTTCCCAGAAAAACTGATCAATTAAATAACCATGTGCTCCGTGAATTTCAACCACATCAAAGCCAAGATCTTTTGCAGATTTTGCCGAAGCCGCAAACTGGGCAATCGTATCCTGAATATCCTCCAATGTCATTGTAGAAGCTTTTTCCATATCTACCAAAGGATAATCTTCAGACATCCTCGTATCTCCGACATGCCAGATCTGAGGTCCCATTTTTCCACCATTTTCATGAACAGCATCGATTACCTTTTTCCATCCGTTTAATGCTTCTGTTCCGTAAAAATCGGGAATATTCTGCATGTTTTTTGATCCCGGTCTGTTGATCACAGTTCCTTCAGAAAGGATCAATCCTACTTCCGAAGCCGCTCTTCTTGCATAATAGTCTGCAATTTGCTGAGTCGGAACTCCGTTATCAGACTGAGCTCTCGTCATCGGGGCCATTACGATTCTATTTTTTAGTTCTAAATTCTTGTATTGAAAAGGTTTAAATAATGATTCTGTGCTCATTTTTAAATATGTTTTTTATATTTGTTACACAAAGTAACTAATAATAGTTCATTTTTGTATCTTTTACATTTAAAAAAGTGGTAACTTTGCAGTAACCTACATTAGTAACGTAAAAGTAACATATGAAGCAAAATGAATTAATGGCTTACAGCTGTCCTTTAGGAAAAGCAATGTCTGCCTTAGGAAGCAAATGGAAACCGATCATCGTATTGGTCATTAAGGACCGAAAATTACGTTTTGGAGAACTTGCGGTACGAATTAATGTAATTTCCAGGAAAGTCTTAACCGACCAGTTACGTGAAATGGAAGCCGACGGATTGGTAATTCGTGAAGAGTTTAAAGAAATTCCTCCAAGAGTTGAATACTCGTTAACAGAAAAAGGATTGGCATTGTTACCCATTTTATATCAGCTGGAAGAGTGGGAAAGGAAATATCATGTGCATGATCCGGATAAAGAGAAAGATTGTAAATTTCTTCTGGAAGAGAAGAAAATAAAAAAGGCTGTCGTTTGATGGTCTTTTTAATTAATCAGGAAATTCTTTATTAGTGTATTTTTCTTCTGTTAGATTTGTAAACCAGCCTAAAATATTTATATCATGAATTATTTGTTGTTCATATTCTTTTGGATAAGGGACTATGTCCTCCACTAAACCAAATTTAAAGCGATGATGTTTGTTTGTAGAGATGAGAATAATTGTTTTGTATTTATATTTCCCATATAAATTGAATGATTCAATCGCAAGTTGATTCAAAGTACTAAACATTTCATCTGACATTTCATCAGTGTAGCTAGTAAACAAAACACCAACTCCATTAAAGTTTCCTATTCTCCTTCCAAAATAAAGGCCAGAATTTTTTGTATTTTTTTCATGGAAATCAAAATAGCTTTGTGAAATCGATCGTCTAGTTAGTCTATCAAACGATAATAAATATTTTGCTATCTTCTCTCGGTCATCAGTTATATTTATAAGTAATTCGTTTTCAACAAATTTATCTATAAAATAACTAATTCTATCCGCTTCTTTTTTATTTTCAAATAACTTCTGATTTGTAAATTCCTCCCATTTACCATCAATAGTTAAATAATAATCTGTAATTTCTTCATCGTGTAAAACTTTAGGAAATTCTCTTTTATTTAATAAAAAGTATGCTAGTAAATCATTTTCAGATCCAGAAACTAACATTGTTTTCATTGATGTATTTAAATTATCATCAGTTAAAGAAAAAAAATCTTTTTGAGTTTCTGCAGAAAAATCGTCGTCACCTGCTGGAAGAATTATTGTAAATCTATCTTTAAATAACTCTTCTCTTTTTTGAAGATAATCTATAAAATCCGGAATAGTATCAAGCTCTTTAATTATTGTCTTAAATGTTATCTTATCAAAAACCGTAACAAAATCATTTTTATTAGTTAGAGAATTAAAAGGATAAAATTTTACGTTTTCACCCAGATTAACTACTATTCTAAAAACTTTTTGAATTTTATCTTTTATAAAAATTTCTTCTATTTTGTCAGGATGCTTAATTTTTATTTCTTTATCACTGAAAAGAGTCTTAAAAGCACCTGCTATTTGTTTAGTCGCTTTTGAAATTGTATTATTAAAATATCGTAGATGATTTCCTTTAAACTCATAATTTTTAACCGAAAAAATAATCAAAACATCATTAAAGATAACAAGCAAATCACATATTTCCTTTTTGTCACCATTCTCGTATTTTGGGCTTGGATAACACCAATATTTAAAAAATGAAGAAAATGCTAATTCGTTAACGAAGTCTTCTCCTTCTGTTCCTTTAATTTGACTATCCATAATTTTTATTAAAAGCTTATATACATAAAATTAAGGAAATTAATGTTATTCTAATCATTCAAAACAAAAAACCGCTCCCAAAAAGAAAGCGGTTTCCAAATTTATCTAAAAATCCCAATTAAAATATCGCAGGATATTTCTGAGGATTTGTTTCATTGAACATCGCATAGATTTTTTCAACCATATCGTCTGCAGATGGCTTAGAGAAATAGTCTCCGTCACTTGCATACGCTGGTCTGTGATCGTTTGCAGAAATCGTCAACGGATCAGAATCTAAGAATCTGAATGCCTTTTGTTTTTCTAAAATCTGCTGAAGGATAAACGCTGAGGTTCCACCTTCCACATCTTCATCGATGACAACCAATCTGTTTGTTTTCTTTACCGATTCAGCAATTTCGTGAGTTAAATCAAAAGGAATTAATGACTGAACATCAATAACTTCTGCAGAAATTCCTAATTTTCCTAATTCTTCTGCTGCTTCCATTACAATTCTCCAAGTCGAACCATAAGTTACCAATGTAACATCACTTCCCTCTTTAGTAACCTCGATTTTTCCAACAGGAACAGTAAATTCACCTAAGTTATCCGGTTGTTTTTCTTTTAATCTGTATCCGTTCAGACATTCAACAATGACGGCAGGATCATCACTTTGAAGCATTGTATTATAGAATCCGGCAGCTTTAGTTAAGTTTCTTGGAACCAATACTAAAATCCCTTTTGAAAGATTAAGAATTCCCGCCATTGGAGAACCTGAATGCCAAACTCCTTCTAATCTGTGCCCTCTTGTTCTGATGATTACCGGAGCTTTCTGACCACCTTTTGTTCTGTACTGAACGGTTGCCAAGTCATCGCTCATTCCCTGTAAACAGTATAAAATATAATCTAAATACTGGATTTCGGCGATTGGTCTTAGACCTCTCATTGCCATTCCGATTCCCTGACCTAAAATCGTTGCTTCACGGATTCCTGTATCGGCAACACGAACGTCACCGTATTTCTCCTGCATTCCTTCAAGACCCTGGTTAACGTCACCAATATTTCCGGCATCTTCACCAAATACTAAAGTTTCAGGATATTTTTCGAAGATTTTATCGAAGTTATTTCTTACCACTACTCTTCCGTCCACATCTTCAGAACTATCTGAATAGATTGGTTTAACTTCTTTTACATTCTCCGCTTTCCACTGAGACTGAGAATACAAATGAGAAGAATAATTGTCTTTTTCAACCTCAAAAATCTCATTGTATTTCTGCATCAACTGATTTCTTTCTGCAGAGTTTGTCCCTCTTGTTGCCAATAAAGATCTTCTTACCAAATGGAAAACATCTTTTTTAGCTTTTGAAACTAATTTATTGAACTGATTGATATAATTTTCAATTTCAGCGTGTTGTCCTTTTAGATTTTCAACTAAAGGTAACACTGAATTGATTAAATCTGTGATTGTCTTCTGATAGTTTTCCCAAGCCTGTTTTTGTCCGGCTTTTACCGTTTTTTTAGCTTCTTCATCAATGGCATCCAACTCTTCCGCAGTTGCCAAAACTTCTTCTTTACCGTCAATTTCAATGGAATAATTTAAAATCCATTCTTTGAATTTAACTAATCCGTCAAACTGAGATTCCCAAGCCAAACGTTCTTCGTTTTTATATCTTTCATGAGATCCCGAAGTTGAGTGACCTTGAGGCTGCGTAACTTCAATAACATGAACTACAACCGGAACACTTTCCACTCTTGCAAATTGTTCTGCTCTTGCATAAGCATCCAGTAATGCAGCATAATCCCATGCTTTTACCTGAATAATTTCACAACCTTGAGCTTCTCCGTCCTTTCTTTGGAAACCACTCAACATTTCAGCGATATCGGCTTTTGCTCTCTGATTTTTTGTAGGAACTGAAATTCCGTAACCATCATCCCAAATTGAAACCACCATCGGAACCTGAAGCGCACAGGCAGCATTCAGAGTTTCCCAGAAATGACCTTCTGCTGTAGAGGCATCCCCGATCGTTCCAAAAGCAATTTCGTTACCTTCTTTTGAGAATTTTTCAGAACCGTCGAATTTAACTGATTTATATATTTTTGAAGCCTGAGCCAACCCTAATAATCTCGGCATTTGTCCCGCCGTAGGAGAAATATCCGAAGAAATATTTTTCTGAGCTGTTAAATCTTTCCAGCTTCCGTCCTCATTTAAACTTCTTGTCGCAAAGTGCCCGTTCATCTGTCTTCCAGCCGATGCAGGCTCTCTTTCAACACTTGTATCTGCATATAACTGTGCAAAGAAGCTCTCTACTGTCAACGCATCTACAGCCAATGCAAAAGTCTGATCTCTATAATATCCTGAACGGAAGTCTCCATTTTTGAAAACCTTCGCCATTGCAAGCTGAGGAAGCTCTTTACCATCCCCAAAAATACCAAATTTAGCTTTTCCTGTAAGAACTTCTCTTCTTCCTAAATAGGACATTTCACGAGAAATCCTCCCCAACTTGTAGTCTTCAAGTATCTGATTTTTAAAATCTTGAAAGGAAATTTGCTGTGTTTCAATATAGGTTGTTTGCATAGCCAAATATAAAATTTTTAAATTCTCGAAGTATTTTGCTAATATACACTTTTTAAATTAATTTTAATTTTTATTAATCTTTTTTAAAAATTTGATAATAAAAAAAATTGTGTTTTATTTTGGTTAAATTTGTATGAATGGAAAAAAAATCTACACATATCTTAAACGCATCGAGCAATCTTTTGGGGTTTTCTTTATTGATAATAACGTCATTAAAGATCTCCAGAATCAGCCACAGCACCTATTTAGATGAATTTGCTGGGGTAGCATGCTTATGTTTTGCCTTCAGCTGCTTTTTTTCTTTCCTATCGATCAGAACAAGGAACGAAAAGCGTGGAAACAGGTTTGAAACTATTGCGGATTATTTATTTTTAACCGCTTTATTTTGCATTGTTTTAGCTGTTATTATTGTAACAATGAAAATTATTTAATTAAAATTTTCTTTCAATTACATACTCAAGCATCAAATGTAAAGCTTTTTTAGCCTCAGAATCAGGGAATTCATCAAGAATGTCTTTTGCTTTCTGCTGAAAATCTTTCATCACAGAAATAGCATAATCAAGCCCTCCAGAAGATTTCACGAAATTTATCAACTCTTTTACACGTTTTTGGTTGTTATTATAACGTTTTATCGTATTGAAATAGTATTTTTTATCTTTTTCGTTAGCAGTTTTTAAGGTATGAATCAAAGGAAGTGTCATTTTCTGCTCTTTAATATCAATTCCCACAGGTTTTCCGATCACATTTGAGCTTAGATAATCAAAAAGATCATCTTTAATCTGGAAAGCCAATCCAGTGTAAGTTCCGAAGTCCATCATCTTTTTAGCTAAATTTTCATCAGCATTGTTAGATAGTACCCCGATCTCGCAACAAGCAGCAATTAAAGTAGCTGTTTTCTGGCGGATAATTTCGTAATATACCTCTTCTGTAATATCTAATTTTCGGGCTTTTTCCAACTGAAGAAGCTCACCTTCAGACATTTCCCTGATAGTTCTGGAAATTACAGCGAGCAGGTCGTAATCTTTGTGATCCGTAGAAAGTAAAACGGCTTTTGACAATAAAAAATCTCCGACCAAAACTGCAATTTTATTTTTCCATAATGCATTGATGGAGAAAAAATTACGTCTTTTAAAGCTTTCATCCACCACATCATCATGAACCAATGTCGCAGTATGAATTAGCTCAATCATTGAAGCTCCACGATAGGTTTTTTCGTTGACATCTCCGATAAGCTTTGCACAAAGGAATACAAACATAGGACGCATCTGCTTTCCTTTCGTCGTAACGATAAAACGAGTGACTTTATCTAATAAAGGTACTTTGCTCTGCATTGATTCATAAAACTTCTGTTCAAAAAGTTTTATTTCCTCATTGATCGGTTGCTTGATTTCTTCTACGATGTTTGCCACAATCTGCGAATGATGGATAAAATAATTATTAATTCTCACAAAGATAATTTTTTTCAGGCAATTTTAAGAGAAATTAATCTTTGAGTTTGCCTTCAGGAATAAAATATAAGCTTTGTTTTGCCCCTCCCAATGGAGAATGGAATTTCTCGCCTGAAATATAAATACCTGACTCATCGGCAGCAACCCCCTCAATTTGACCTATTGAAAGTGCGCTTCCCAGATAAAAACGCTTCGGATCTTCTTTAAAGAATATTCCGGGTTCTGTTTCTCTGAAAATATTTAAAAAAACTTCTGTTTTCTTTGTATAGCCTACCAAATACAGTTTTTTATCAAAATAAGCAGCATCTGTTACTACAAAATTAGTTTTAAAAGCTTCGATTTTTTTAGCCTCCTGCTTTTCAGAAATTGTAGGATCTACAGTATAATGTGTTGTAGATTTTGATGCCCATTCTTTAGTAAAAAGATGAATTTTACCGTCTAAAAAAATCATAGCCTCTGCATCGAAATCGGTTTTTAAATTCTTAGGCGTAAAATCAGTTTGCTCAGGATAGAAAAACGGGATTGAAGTAACATCTAAAGCTGTTTCTGAGAAAGAAACCTGATTAGCATTCGCTTCATGAAGTTTTTTATAAGATATTTTATAAATGGTAAGATCTTTTCTTGTACCAGCATTATTACCGAAATCGCCTACATAGAAATTTTCACCATCATTCGTTAAAGCCTCCCAATCGGTATTGGTTAAGTTTGTTTTGAATATCCTGATTATTTCACCATTATCTTTATTGAGTTCAAAAAGATCAGGAACATTGCCACTATCGTTAAAGGTGTAAAGCTTCCCATTTATCATACTTAATCCTGATGTTTCCTGAACTTTTGCATCCAAATAGTTCACTCTGTATTTTCTGATTTTAAAAATATCCGGTTGCTGAGAGAGTAAAAATGTTGAGACTGAGAGAAAGACGATTGAGAAGAACTTTTTCATACAGCAAAATTAGCTTTTTCCGATAAAACAAAAGACAGGCAAAAGCCCGTCCATTTGATATTATAGTTTTTCGTTACG
Above is a genomic segment from Chryseobacterium geocarposphaerae containing:
- a CDS encoding TonB-dependent receptor plug domain-containing protein; protein product: MENNHDIDKKFNEASKAEEPATFPGFDKVWAQVEEKLDKKENKKRIIPIWIPYGIAASLIIGLGAFYFINKNDVSEIEKPAIVQNTVSSNANSNVQTIDSTVKSNIEKEANALKENRNQKVLAYEEAKRLYNRHNIELDFIFEEKPLIISAKNYKIKPIAINKEVPYVPVDSGYKEKNIEEVVALGYSKTVTKSVASSSTVSGNLIANNSSSAGFLNSLSGEAPGLSISSSSGTPGSYTGAIRIRGVASIKEGSEPLYIINGEIASGEKFKKLKPENIKEVSVVKDAAATSVYGSRATNGVIVISTKDASKSKNKKFGKFMKKLFPKAKTDIVDKPVDKEEVLPKAGQLTAGEVNDFSKWNYWMDIAVPALERYKNEWKFFPERRVSVQLVNKNKKPVVGEKLKLVNDKNEVVWESVTDNLGNAELWINPITNDEKNIGKYILKDQSNNIISNNPKEFKNGQNLIVVDKPCIEKRALDLAFVVDATGSMGDEIAYLQSELLDVLKKVESNLKNTKVRYGSVFYRDRGDEYVTKKFDFNEDASQLLSFIKQQNASGGGDFPEAVVEAMDVSVNELKWSTENSTKIMFLILDAPPHQSEENIDKLFRYIKIASQKGITVIPLSASDIDKQTEYLMRTFALMTNGTYTFLTNHSGIGNNHIEPTVESYEVEKLNDLLLRLILQRATLTECDKNTSHNYLNKKLETEAGSETEHQIKVFPNPTKGPINIISDLPVDELYVFDLAGKIIMKKEKLSGKSAIDISSYPQSVYLIRARTEKGWETFKVIKN
- a CDS encoding RNA polymerase sigma factor, whose product is MEHELLIACQRNDRNAQRKVYEKMAGKLYSVCRRYLKNDEDIEEVLADTFYKIFTKLDQLQNPDIFEAWAKKITVNECLQKLRVMKALHISLDENLVESSDIPAESISFEKDILKLLNFLPEGCRAIFNLFAIEGYPHKEIATMLSISEGTSKSQLNFARKKLQELLVNHNI
- a CDS encoding C1 family peptidase, coding for MKNTKIVSLLFVLSAGSMMFAQDDLINKLKNNQSQNANFQFTTLKDVGATSVKNQGSSGTCWSYSGNSFLESEMQRMGKKPVDLAEIFTARNSYHDKAKLYVLNNGAISWGDGGELHDVINMYKKYGAVPQDVYTGLKQGQTLNNFSEMQGKLKPVLDSLVQAGSKGKLTDNWMASVDAILDEYLGKVPTNFTYEGKSYTPQTFAKEVVGINPEDYVEISSYKDYPYYQKFVVPIPDNWSHDSDWNVPMKDLTAIIDNAVNKGYSVGWATDVSEPYFSYKNGVAYVPDMDLDQITKDNKGTLFTEPKKDKTITEDMRQKALNNLSTTDDHGMHIVGLAKDQSGKEYYMVKNSWGVTNDFEGYIYVTRPYVEYKSTAILVHKDTLPKSIKKQLKPTKNIGL
- a CDS encoding bacteriocin-like protein — translated: MKNLRKLVKSDLKKINGGNAPECPVDTVECYYPPKNGNPGYWKCVSITFGCPN
- a CDS encoding NADH:flavin oxidoreductase; translation: MSTESLFKPFQYKNLELKNRIVMAPMTRAQSDNGVPTQQIADYYARRAASEVGLILSEGTVINRPGSKNMQNIPDFYGTEALNGWKKVIDAVHENGGKMGPQIWHVGDTRMSEDYPLVDMEKASTMTLEDIQDTIAQFAASAKSAKDLGFDVVEIHGAHGYLIDQFFWEVTNTRTDEYGGKTLKERSKFAVDVVKAIRAAVGEDFTIIIRLSQWKQQDYGTKLANTPQEMEEWLLPLKEAGVDIFHCSQRRFWEAEFEGSDLNFAGWAKKITGQPTITVGSVGLEGDFMGAFAGQGTEKADLTELTRRLDRGDFDLVAVGRALLQDPEWVRKVKEGKTEDLLDFKAESMATLY
- a CDS encoding winged helix-turn-helix transcriptional regulator yields the protein MKQNELMAYSCPLGKAMSALGSKWKPIIVLVIKDRKLRFGELAVRINVISRKVLTDQLREMEADGLVIREEFKEIPPRVEYSLTEKGLALLPILYQLEEWERKYHVHDPDKEKDCKFLLEEKKIKKAVV
- a CDS encoding alpha-ketoacid dehydrogenase subunit alpha/beta — encoded protein: MQTTYIETQQISFQDFKNQILEDYKLGRISREMSYLGRREVLTGKAKFGIFGDGKELPQLAMAKVFKNGDFRSGYYRDQTFALAVDALTVESFFAQLYADTSVEREPASAGRQMNGHFATRSLNEDGSWKDLTAQKNISSDISPTAGQMPRLLGLAQASKIYKSVKFDGSEKFSKEGNEIAFGTIGDASTAEGHFWETLNAACALQVPMVVSIWDDGYGISVPTKNQRAKADIAEMLSGFQRKDGEAQGCEIIQVKAWDYAALLDAYARAEQFARVESVPVVVHVIEVTQPQGHSTSGSHERYKNEERLAWESQFDGLVKFKEWILNYSIEIDGKEEVLATAEELDAIDEEAKKTVKAGQKQAWENYQKTITDLINSVLPLVENLKGQHAEIENYINQFNKLVSKAKKDVFHLVRRSLLATRGTNSAERNQLMQKYNEIFEVEKDNYSSHLYSQSQWKAENVKEVKPIYSDSSEDVDGRVVVRNNFDKIFEKYPETLVFGEDAGNIGDVNQGLEGMQEKYGDVRVADTGIREATILGQGIGMAMRGLRPIAEIQYLDYILYCLQGMSDDLATVQYRTKGGQKAPVIIRTRGHRLEGVWHSGSPMAGILNLSKGILVLVPRNLTKAAGFYNTMLQSDDPAVIVECLNGYRLKEKQPDNLGEFTVPVGKIEVTKEGSDVTLVTYGSTWRIVMEAAEELGKLGISAEVIDVQSLIPFDLTHEIAESVKKTNRLVVIDEDVEGGTSAFILQQILEKQKAFRFLDSDPLTISANDHRPAYASDGDYFSKPSADDMVEKIYAMFNETNPQKYPAIF
- a CDS encoding polyprenyl synthetase family protein, producing the protein MANIVEEIKQPINEEIKLFEQKFYESMQSKVPLLDKVTRFIVTTKGKQMRPMFVFLCAKLIGDVNEKTYRGASMIELIHTATLVHDDVVDESFKRRNFFSINALWKNKIAVLVGDFLLSKAVLLSTDHKDYDLLAVISRTIREMSEGELLQLEKARKLDITEEVYYEIIRQKTATLIAACCEIGVLSNNADENLAKKMMDFGTYTGLAFQIKDDLFDYLSSNVIGKPVGIDIKEQKMTLPLIHTLKTANEKDKKYYFNTIKRYNNNQKRVKELINFVKSSGGLDYAISVMKDFQQKAKDILDEFPDSEAKKALHLMLEYVIERKF